A window from Urocitellus parryii isolate mUroPar1 chromosome 1, mUroPar1.hap1, whole genome shotgun sequence encodes these proteins:
- the Scly gene encoding selenocysteine lyase isoform X1 has translation MEAVPTPRRAARGRAMSPPGCLREKSPQERCARKIYMDYNATTPLEPEVIQVMTEAMWEAWGNPSSPYTAGKKAKDIISAARESLANMIGGKPQDIVFTSGGTESNNLVIHSMVKCFQESQTPPGGVVEQHSPEEGARPHFVTCTVEHDSIRLPLEHLVEGRVAEVTFVPVSQVNGQAEVDDILAAVRPTTCLVTIMLANNETGVVMPVPEISQRIKALNQRRVASCLPRILVHTDAAQALGKRRVDVEDLGVDFLTIVGHKFYGPRIGALYVRGLGKLTPLHPMLFGGGQERNFRPGTENTPMIAGLGKAAEMVTENCEAYEAHMRDIRDYLEERLQAEFGKRIHLNSRFPGVERLPNTCNFSIQGHQLQGYVVLAQCRTLLASVGASCHSDQGDRPSPVLLSCGIPFDVARNALRLSVGRSTTRAEVDLVVQDLKQAVARLEGQA, from the exons ATGGAGGCTGTCCCGACGCCAAGGAGGGCTGCGCGGGGACGGGCGATGAGTCCACCCGGCTGCCTCCGAGAGAAGAGTCCGCAGGAGAGGTGCGCGCG GAAAATTTACATGGACTATAATGCGACCACTCCCCTGGAGCCAGAAGTTATCCAGGTCATGACTGAGGCCATGTGGGAAGCCTGGGGGAACCCTAGCAGCCCCTACACAGCAG GTAAAAAGGCCAAGGATATTATCAGTGCAGCTCGGGAAAGCCTTGCGAACATGATAGGTGGCAAGCCTCAAGACATCGTCTTCACTTCTGGGGGCACTGAG TCGAATAATCTAGTCATCCACTCCATGGTGAAGTGCTTCCAGGAGAGCCAGACGCCGCCTGGGGGCGTGGTGGAGCAGCACAGCCCCGAGGAAGGGGCCAGGCCCCACTTTGTCACTTGCACCGTGGAGCACGACTCGATCCGCCTGCCCCTGGAGCACCTGGTGGAAGGACGGGTGGCCG AGGTCACCTTCGTCCCGGTGTCCCAGGTGAACGGGCAGGCAGAGGTTGACGACATCCTGGCAGCTGTCCGCCCAACCACGTGCCTTGTGACCATCATGCTGGCCAATAATGAGACTGGCGTTGTCATG CCTGTGCCTGAAATCAGCCAGCGCATCAAAGCCCTGAACCAGAGGCGGGTAGCTTCCTGCCTGCCGCGCATTCTGGTGCACACGGATGCCGCCCAGGCGCTGGGGAAAAGACGCGTGGACGTCGAGGACCTAGGTGTGGACTTCCTGACGATCGTGGGGCACAAG TTCTACGGCCCCAGGATCGGAGCACTTTACGTCCGAGGGCTCGGTAAACTGACCCCGCTGCACCCTATGCTGTTTGGAGGTGGACAGGAGCGCAATTTCAGGCCAGG GACAGAGAACACTCCCATGATCGCCGGCCTCGGCAAG GCTGCTGAGATGGTGACTGAGAACTGCGAAGCTTACGAGGCACACATGAGAGACATCCGCGACTACCTGGAGGAGAGACTGCAG gcTGAATTTGGTAAGAGAATTCATTTGAACAGCCGGTTTCCAGGAGTCGAACGTCTTCCCAACACCTGTAACTTTTCCATCCAGGGACACCAGCTTCAAG GCTATGTGGTGCTTGCACAGTGCCGGACGCTGCTGGCCAGTGTGGGGGCTTCCTGCCACTCGGACCAAGGGGACCG GCCGTCCCCAGTGCTGCTCAGCTGTGGTATCCCCTTCGATGTGGCCAGGAACGCGCTCCGGCTCAGCGTGGGCCGCAGCACCACCAGGGCCGAGGTGGACCTTGTTGTGCAGGACCTGAAGCAGGCCGTGGCCCGGCTGGAAGGCCAGGCCTAG
- the Scly gene encoding selenocysteine lyase isoform X2 yields the protein MEAVPTPRRAARGRAMSPPGCLREKSPQERKIYMDYNATTPLEPEVIQVMTEAMWEAWGNPSSPYTAGKKAKDIISAARESLANMIGGKPQDIVFTSGGTESNNLVIHSMVKCFQESQTPPGGVVEQHSPEEGARPHFVTCTVEHDSIRLPLEHLVEGRVAEVTFVPVSQVNGQAEVDDILAAVRPTTCLVTIMLANNETGVVMPVPEISQRIKALNQRRVASCLPRILVHTDAAQALGKRRVDVEDLGVDFLTIVGHKFYGPRIGALYVRGLGKLTPLHPMLFGGGQERNFRPGTENTPMIAGLGKAAEMVTENCEAYEAHMRDIRDYLEERLQAEFGKRIHLNSRFPGVERLPNTCNFSIQGHQLQGYVVLAQCRTLLASVGASCHSDQGDRPSPVLLSCGIPFDVARNALRLSVGRSTTRAEVDLVVQDLKQAVARLEGQA from the exons ATGGAGGCTGTCCCGACGCCAAGGAGGGCTGCGCGGGGACGGGCGATGAGTCCACCCGGCTGCCTCCGAGAGAAGAGTCCGCAGGAGAG GAAAATTTACATGGACTATAATGCGACCACTCCCCTGGAGCCAGAAGTTATCCAGGTCATGACTGAGGCCATGTGGGAAGCCTGGGGGAACCCTAGCAGCCCCTACACAGCAG GTAAAAAGGCCAAGGATATTATCAGTGCAGCTCGGGAAAGCCTTGCGAACATGATAGGTGGCAAGCCTCAAGACATCGTCTTCACTTCTGGGGGCACTGAG TCGAATAATCTAGTCATCCACTCCATGGTGAAGTGCTTCCAGGAGAGCCAGACGCCGCCTGGGGGCGTGGTGGAGCAGCACAGCCCCGAGGAAGGGGCCAGGCCCCACTTTGTCACTTGCACCGTGGAGCACGACTCGATCCGCCTGCCCCTGGAGCACCTGGTGGAAGGACGGGTGGCCG AGGTCACCTTCGTCCCGGTGTCCCAGGTGAACGGGCAGGCAGAGGTTGACGACATCCTGGCAGCTGTCCGCCCAACCACGTGCCTTGTGACCATCATGCTGGCCAATAATGAGACTGGCGTTGTCATG CCTGTGCCTGAAATCAGCCAGCGCATCAAAGCCCTGAACCAGAGGCGGGTAGCTTCCTGCCTGCCGCGCATTCTGGTGCACACGGATGCCGCCCAGGCGCTGGGGAAAAGACGCGTGGACGTCGAGGACCTAGGTGTGGACTTCCTGACGATCGTGGGGCACAAG TTCTACGGCCCCAGGATCGGAGCACTTTACGTCCGAGGGCTCGGTAAACTGACCCCGCTGCACCCTATGCTGTTTGGAGGTGGACAGGAGCGCAATTTCAGGCCAGG GACAGAGAACACTCCCATGATCGCCGGCCTCGGCAAG GCTGCTGAGATGGTGACTGAGAACTGCGAAGCTTACGAGGCACACATGAGAGACATCCGCGACTACCTGGAGGAGAGACTGCAG gcTGAATTTGGTAAGAGAATTCATTTGAACAGCCGGTTTCCAGGAGTCGAACGTCTTCCCAACACCTGTAACTTTTCCATCCAGGGACACCAGCTTCAAG GCTATGTGGTGCTTGCACAGTGCCGGACGCTGCTGGCCAGTGTGGGGGCTTCCTGCCACTCGGACCAAGGGGACCG GCCGTCCCCAGTGCTGCTCAGCTGTGGTATCCCCTTCGATGTGGCCAGGAACGCGCTCCGGCTCAGCGTGGGCCGCAGCACCACCAGGGCCGAGGTGGACCTTGTTGTGCAGGACCTGAAGCAGGCCGTGGCCCGGCTGGAAGGCCAGGCCTAG
- the Scly gene encoding selenocysteine lyase isoform X3, with protein sequence MEFPGKKAKDIISAARESLANMIGGKPQDIVFTSGGTESNNLVIHSMVKCFQESQTPPGGVVEQHSPEEGARPHFVTCTVEHDSIRLPLEHLVEGRVAEVTFVPVSQVNGQAEVDDILAAVRPTTCLVTIMLANNETGVVMPVPEISQRIKALNQRRVASCLPRILVHTDAAQALGKRRVDVEDLGVDFLTIVGHKFYGPRIGALYVRGLGKLTPLHPMLFGGGQERNFRPGTENTPMIAGLGKAAEMVTENCEAYEAHMRDIRDYLEERLQAEFGKRIHLNSRFPGVERLPNTCNFSIQGHQLQGYVVLAQCRTLLASVGASCHSDQGDRPSPVLLSCGIPFDVARNALRLSVGRSTTRAEVDLVVQDLKQAVARLEGQA encoded by the exons ATGGAGTTCCCAG GTAAAAAGGCCAAGGATATTATCAGTGCAGCTCGGGAAAGCCTTGCGAACATGATAGGTGGCAAGCCTCAAGACATCGTCTTCACTTCTGGGGGCACTGAG TCGAATAATCTAGTCATCCACTCCATGGTGAAGTGCTTCCAGGAGAGCCAGACGCCGCCTGGGGGCGTGGTGGAGCAGCACAGCCCCGAGGAAGGGGCCAGGCCCCACTTTGTCACTTGCACCGTGGAGCACGACTCGATCCGCCTGCCCCTGGAGCACCTGGTGGAAGGACGGGTGGCCG AGGTCACCTTCGTCCCGGTGTCCCAGGTGAACGGGCAGGCAGAGGTTGACGACATCCTGGCAGCTGTCCGCCCAACCACGTGCCTTGTGACCATCATGCTGGCCAATAATGAGACTGGCGTTGTCATG CCTGTGCCTGAAATCAGCCAGCGCATCAAAGCCCTGAACCAGAGGCGGGTAGCTTCCTGCCTGCCGCGCATTCTGGTGCACACGGATGCCGCCCAGGCGCTGGGGAAAAGACGCGTGGACGTCGAGGACCTAGGTGTGGACTTCCTGACGATCGTGGGGCACAAG TTCTACGGCCCCAGGATCGGAGCACTTTACGTCCGAGGGCTCGGTAAACTGACCCCGCTGCACCCTATGCTGTTTGGAGGTGGACAGGAGCGCAATTTCAGGCCAGG GACAGAGAACACTCCCATGATCGCCGGCCTCGGCAAG GCTGCTGAGATGGTGACTGAGAACTGCGAAGCTTACGAGGCACACATGAGAGACATCCGCGACTACCTGGAGGAGAGACTGCAG gcTGAATTTGGTAAGAGAATTCATTTGAACAGCCGGTTTCCAGGAGTCGAACGTCTTCCCAACACCTGTAACTTTTCCATCCAGGGACACCAGCTTCAAG GCTATGTGGTGCTTGCACAGTGCCGGACGCTGCTGGCCAGTGTGGGGGCTTCCTGCCACTCGGACCAAGGGGACCG GCCGTCCCCAGTGCTGCTCAGCTGTGGTATCCCCTTCGATGTGGCCAGGAACGCGCTCCGGCTCAGCGTGGGCCGCAGCACCACCAGGGCCGAGGTGGACCTTGTTGTGCAGGACCTGAAGCAGGCCGTGGCCCGGCTGGAAGGCCAGGCCTAG
- the Scly gene encoding selenocysteine lyase isoform X4 translates to MIGGKPQDIVFTSGGTESNNLVIHSMVKCFQESQTPPGGVVEQHSPEEGARPHFVTCTVEHDSIRLPLEHLVEGRVAEVTFVPVSQVNGQAEVDDILAAVRPTTCLVTIMLANNETGVVMPVPEISQRIKALNQRRVASCLPRILVHTDAAQALGKRRVDVEDLGVDFLTIVGHKFYGPRIGALYVRGLGKLTPLHPMLFGGGQERNFRPGTENTPMIAGLGKAAEMVTENCEAYEAHMRDIRDYLEERLQAEFGKRIHLNSRFPGVERLPNTCNFSIQGHQLQGYVVLAQCRTLLASVGASCHSDQGDRPSPVLLSCGIPFDVARNALRLSVGRSTTRAEVDLVVQDLKQAVARLEGQA, encoded by the exons ATGATAGGTGGCAAGCCTCAAGACATCGTCTTCACTTCTGGGGGCACTGAG TCGAATAATCTAGTCATCCACTCCATGGTGAAGTGCTTCCAGGAGAGCCAGACGCCGCCTGGGGGCGTGGTGGAGCAGCACAGCCCCGAGGAAGGGGCCAGGCCCCACTTTGTCACTTGCACCGTGGAGCACGACTCGATCCGCCTGCCCCTGGAGCACCTGGTGGAAGGACGGGTGGCCG AGGTCACCTTCGTCCCGGTGTCCCAGGTGAACGGGCAGGCAGAGGTTGACGACATCCTGGCAGCTGTCCGCCCAACCACGTGCCTTGTGACCATCATGCTGGCCAATAATGAGACTGGCGTTGTCATG CCTGTGCCTGAAATCAGCCAGCGCATCAAAGCCCTGAACCAGAGGCGGGTAGCTTCCTGCCTGCCGCGCATTCTGGTGCACACGGATGCCGCCCAGGCGCTGGGGAAAAGACGCGTGGACGTCGAGGACCTAGGTGTGGACTTCCTGACGATCGTGGGGCACAAG TTCTACGGCCCCAGGATCGGAGCACTTTACGTCCGAGGGCTCGGTAAACTGACCCCGCTGCACCCTATGCTGTTTGGAGGTGGACAGGAGCGCAATTTCAGGCCAGG GACAGAGAACACTCCCATGATCGCCGGCCTCGGCAAG GCTGCTGAGATGGTGACTGAGAACTGCGAAGCTTACGAGGCACACATGAGAGACATCCGCGACTACCTGGAGGAGAGACTGCAG gcTGAATTTGGTAAGAGAATTCATTTGAACAGCCGGTTTCCAGGAGTCGAACGTCTTCCCAACACCTGTAACTTTTCCATCCAGGGACACCAGCTTCAAG GCTATGTGGTGCTTGCACAGTGCCGGACGCTGCTGGCCAGTGTGGGGGCTTCCTGCCACTCGGACCAAGGGGACCG GCCGTCCCCAGTGCTGCTCAGCTGTGGTATCCCCTTCGATGTGGCCAGGAACGCGCTCCGGCTCAGCGTGGGCCGCAGCACCACCAGGGCCGAGGTGGACCTTGTTGTGCAGGACCTGAAGCAGGCCGTGGCCCGGCTGGAAGGCCAGGCCTAG